ACTTGACCCTAACCAAGATGGCGATATGTCAGACCGTCTGGATATCAGTTTGATTGATGCGGGCGGCGCAGGAGCGTTTTTTGATATTGACGGTAACGCTGGTCCTGGCCTGATGCAGCTGATGATTGAAAAAGCCGCGGGTCAAGGTATGACTATCGTGACTCACGCGGGTAATGGTGCTGAGTACTCAACATTTGGGATGGCAGAGGCTAAACACCGCAGCTGGATTTCATACGAAGGTAGCCCAACATCAGCCATTACGGTTGGTGGCGTTGAGCTGCAAGATGGCAATACAGTCGTCCCAGCCTGGGCACCAATGGGGCCAGTACGCGGCTCACAAGCTTTAAAGCCTGAAATTGTCACTCACACCAATGATGTGCCTGTGGTCAAAATCTCTAATGAAGACCCAGATGCGCCGCGCATGAGCACTCGCTCAGATATTCTATCGGGCGCTGCGAAAATTGCGGCGGCTGCGGCAGTGATTAAGAGTCACCATCCATCATTTGGCCCAACTGAAATCAAAGCCATGTTGGCTAATACCGCGGTAAATGACGGTATCTTACGTACTGACGGTACAACCACCGCTGAGCTGCTATCTGTGGGCCATGGTGTAGAAGATGTTGCAGCTGCAGTGGCGTCGCCAGTAGTGATGTGGGAGTCAAGCAGTCATCAGCCATACATACAATTTGGTATGCACGAAGTGGATGAGCAAAAAGTCATTCATAAGAAAGTAACCATTAAGAATGTGTCAGATACTGCGCAAACCTACGCCGTTGAATTTAATCCATTTGGTGACAAAGCCGCGCAAGATGCGATTACCGTAAACCTGCCTCAATCAGTGAGCATTCCTGCAAATGCGACTGTGGTTGTGGATGTCACCTTGACCATTGATGGCACCATGCTCCCGCGCTGGCCGCTATTTATGACTCAAGATCACACAGATGAAAACCTGACGGCGACAGAGCTAAACGGCTACTTACAGTTTACCGCTGAAGGTAAACCTCCACTAAAACTTGGCTGGATGGTGCAAGCGCGTAACAGCACTAAAATCAGCAAAAAGCCGATGGCTAAAGAGTTTCCAGAGTACTTAGGTTGGAATTCAGATCTGGGGCAAACTGAGTGGTCACATTTTGACTGGGCACGCAGCCTATACCCTGACAACCAGTATGGTGACCCTCATTATCAGGCGTTTGCCGCCTCTTTTACCAACAACTCACAAACGGAAACGACCTTTCAAGCTTTCCCACTTTGGATCAAGAAAGACATGGAACCAGAGGGAAAAGAAGAGGTCGCTGGTCATAAAATCCGCGCAGTAGGTGGCGGTATTTATGATGATGCTATGTGTGGCGAAACCGGTAAGAAACTCGTGGTTGCAGTTAACTTTTTTCAGCCTGCACAAATGGCGACAGCCAATTACAGCGATAAAATCGGTCCGCTGCTGTTCTTCTACGATTTATTTTACGAGCAGTTAGTCCGCGATAATGGCTGGGATGAGAGCTTTCTAGGCGCTTACATTTACGATGAAGCAATGATAGTTAACCAACCTTTTGTAGCCCTAAATGACAGTGGTCAGCCAACGACTTTCTTTATCGACTACAACAAGGCGTTTGACCCGGCAAACCGCAATGGTCGTTACACTGAATCAAGCGTGCCGACTTACTTTACCAACAATGGCCGCAACATTGTGTCTCAGTTATGTGTTGAAGACTTATTCCACCATGACCTAGACAGCGTGGAAGACTTTGACCAAAACTTTGGTTTCCATATCGAGACTGACCGTGATGCGGGTATCGATAAAGGGGACGGCCTGATTATGGTTAACCCACTACGCAAAGGTTACTACACCTCAGAAACTCAGTGCTTCACTGACTGGTTTGGTAACGAATACTGTGAAGATGTGGTGACCGATAAGTCAGTTAATGTTGGTTTCGCCAGAAAGTCAGACGGTGATGATGTATCAAGCTTAACCTTCTCGCATCAAATTACCGTGGCACCAGGTGAGGAAGTGTATATCGCATCAGCTTCTGCACCAGAGGTTTGGGGTGGCCCAGTCGGTGAGCCCGATAAAGCCTTTATGGTGATGAGTAGCAATGATGACTTCTTCCAGTTTGGTGTTAATGGCTACCGTGATGCAGACGGTAACGTGATTGCTAAAGTAGTCGACAACCAAATGTTTATGGTTGAGGAAAACGCCGCCGCTGGCACTGTGGTTGGTGAACTTGAGTTAGAAACATCAGGTTTCTTTGCTATTAACGGTGATTCGACCGAAGACTTCGAGTTAATGATTGTGAACTCACTTCCGGGCACACCATTTGCGATTAACCAGGTAACCCATGAGCTATATGTGGTTAACCCTGACGCATTGGATTATGAAGCCCAGCAAAGCTATGACATCAAGTTGCTAGCTAAGAGTGGTAATACTATTGGTGAAACTGCAGTCGTCACAGTAAACGTTGGCAACATCAATGATGTCATGCCAACTCTAAACTCTGCGGTTGCTGATGCGATTAGCGTACCAGCGCTTAGCTTTAATCAAGGCGAGAGCGCAAGCTTTAGTGTTGATATTGCAGGCCTGTTTACTGACGTTGAAGGTGATGCGCTGAGTTACTCGGTAATGGGTGATGGCTTTAAGTCATTG
This DNA window, taken from Shewanella maritima, encodes the following:
- a CDS encoding S8 family serine peptidase; this encodes MKFKHCTLAMCVSAALMTTAFSTQVDATVSTDVKPAYGQQQALRTAYTFYLNDVSMLASETQAKASLAQVQKQQQAFFDAVNQIDGNAKLVSSSRLLANIVTIELNPENLPAVQALTDVKYTFKAAETVVLGSSKSTDLMSNQAVLSATQSAQMSEAGDVAKLAPYTGSETAGNGVSVAIISTGIDYTLAEFGGSGEYGDTSDPEVPPAKGTYMDALVNGAIEYDGFPTAVVTGGWDFAGENWGNDANPIDQNYQYESWNGWVFPTGLGTEIASIVHQLAPGAELHAYKVANVSPASWDPDTLEVQVPTMEKIIMALEHALDPNQDGDMSDRLDISLIDAGGAGAFFDIDGNAGPGLMQLMIEKAAGQGMTIVTHAGNGAEYSTFGMAEAKHRSWISYEGSPTSAITVGGVELQDGNTVVPAWAPMGPVRGSQALKPEIVTHTNDVPVVKISNEDPDAPRMSTRSDILSGAAKIAAAAAVIKSHHPSFGPTEIKAMLANTAVNDGILRTDGTTTAELLSVGHGVEDVAAAVASPVVMWESSSHQPYIQFGMHEVDEQKVIHKKVTIKNVSDTAQTYAVEFNPFGDKAAQDAITVNLPQSVSIPANATVVVDVTLTIDGTMLPRWPLFMTQDHTDENLTATELNGYLQFTAEGKPPLKLGWMVQARNSTKISKKPMAKEFPEYLGWNSDLGQTEWSHFDWARSLYPDNQYGDPHYQAFAASFTNNSQTETTFQAFPLWIKKDMEPEGKEEVAGHKIRAVGGGIYDDAMCGETGKKLVVAVNFFQPAQMATANYSDKIGPLLFFYDLFYEQLVRDNGWDESFLGAYIYDEAMIVNQPFVALNDSGQPTTFFIDYNKAFDPANRNGRYTESSVPTYFTNNGRNIVSQLCVEDLFHHDLDSVEDFDQNFGFHIETDRDAGIDKGDGLIMVNPLRKGYYTSETQCFTDWFGNEYCEDVVTDKSVNVGFARKSDGDDVSSLTFSHQITVAPGEEVYIASASAPEVWGGPVGEPDKAFMVMSSNDDFFQFGVNGYRDADGNVIAKVVDNQMFMVEENAAAGTVVGELELETSGFFAINGDSTEDFELMIVNSLPGTPFAINQVTHELYVVNPDALDYEAQQSYDIKLLAKSGNTIGETAVVTVNVGNINDVMPTLNSAVADAISVPALSFNQGESASFSVDIAGLFTDVEGDALSYSVMGDGFKSLSLDGMMVMGEVEASGNYQFTVTASDGEHEVSHSVDVAAEMIATDDDSGSSLGWLSLLIAGFIGLRRRA